A window of Deltaproteobacteria bacterium contains these coding sequences:
- a CDS encoding extracellular solute-binding protein, protein MKKKMLLIVVAAAFLAVAGTAMAAGELNFYNWGDYTNPDLVKKFETKYDVKVIITDYDSNSTMLAKVKAGGHGFDMVCPSANYVKIMADEGLLLEARPDQMENFKNVAQEWRNPSWDPGRHYSVPWQWGTVGIAVDTEYYKGDINTSAIVFDPPKELQGKINMPPEMGDVMALALMYVGSQPCTTDKVALKKARDVLMNAKQYWVSFDYGLSEKMPRGDYLAAAYWNGAVFRARLAKPSIHFGYPKEGYPVWMDSVAILKSAKNVENAKLFMNFIMEPENAAMISSFARYANGIAGSEKFMPEDMSSAVEIVVPDEFKSAGVFIPACSKEATDYNTAIWTELTK, encoded by the coding sequence ATGAAAAAGAAGATGCTACTCATTGTCGTCGCTGCGGCGTTTTTGGCGGTTGCGGGTACGGCCATGGCCGCTGGAGAACTGAACTTTTACAACTGGGGGGACTACACCAATCCCGACCTGGTCAAGAAATTCGAGACCAAGTATGACGTCAAGGTAATCATCACGGACTATGATTCCAATTCCACCATGCTGGCCAAGGTCAAGGCCGGCGGACACGGTTTCGACATGGTCTGCCCCTCCGCCAATTACGTGAAAATCATGGCCGATGAGGGGCTGCTTTTGGAAGCGCGCCCGGACCAAATGGAGAACTTCAAAAATGTGGCCCAGGAATGGCGCAACCCCAGTTGGGACCCGGGACGTCACTACAGTGTGCCCTGGCAGTGGGGCACGGTGGGCATCGCAGTGGACACCGAATATTATAAAGGCGACATCAACACCTCCGCCATCGTTTTCGATCCGCCCAAGGAACTGCAGGGCAAGATCAACATGCCGCCCGAAATGGGGGATGTTATGGCGCTGGCCCTTATGTATGTCGGTAGCCAGCCCTGCACCACGGACAAGGTCGCCCTGAAAAAGGCGCGGGACGTCCTGATGAACGCAAAACAGTACTGGGTGTCGTTCGATTACGGCCTGTCCGAAAAAATGCCGCGTGGAGATTACCTTGCGGCCGCTTACTGGAACGGCGCGGTGTTTCGTGCCCGTCTGGCAAAACCGTCGATCCACTTCGGCTATCCGAAAGAAGGGTATCCGGTATGGATGGACAGTGTAGCTATTCTGAAAAGTGCCAAAAACGTCGAAAACGCCAAGTTGTTCATGAACTTCATCATGGAGCCCGAAAACGCGGCCATGATTTCGAGTTTTGCACGCTATGCCAACGGCATAGCCGGTTCGGAGAAGTTCATGCCGGAAGACATGAGCAGCGCCGTGGAAATCGTCGTTCCCGACGAGTTTAAAAGTGCCGGTGTGTTTATACCGGCCTGCTCCAAAGAGGCCACTGACTACAACACGGCCATCTGGACGGAGCTGACCAAATAG
- a CDS encoding beta-lactamase family protein codes for MDTSVTLANWRTSPYSSQSFHNVGKLVPAARIEAPEKPWMLDTRLTSLDALEVVDRFGRARPLLDVLTATDTRGLVVLHKGRLATEWYGGGYDGNSPHIIFSVSKSLTGAMTGILVEEGKLDPNRPVVAYIPEAEGSAYGDCTVRHVLDMTVSSSFVEEYVDLSGDYGRYRRATLWEPPLPGETPETLHGMLANLAPSPSPHGQVFRYMSPNSDMLGWLVERASGQDFASLFSGLVWKPMGAEADAYVTVDAEGSPRTAGGICVLPRDLARFGEMMRLGGRGILPARWIEDIRSNGDRNAWQKGDFAKLFPKGRYRSKWYQTGHASGAYCAIGIHGQWLWIDPTREVVIAKVAAQPDPENDDLDLLLIDTFEAIAAAVG; via the coding sequence ATGGACACTTCGGTTACACTCGCCAACTGGCGCACAAGCCCCTACAGCTCCCAATCCTTTCACAACGTGGGCAAACTCGTTCCCGCCGCTCGTATCGAAGCGCCGGAAAAGCCTTGGATGCTGGACACCCGGCTGACGTCGCTGGATGCGCTCGAGGTCGTCGATCGTTTTGGCAGGGCCCGCCCGCTTCTTGACGTGCTCACAGCGACCGACACGCGTGGACTGGTGGTTCTTCACAAGGGGCGGCTGGCCACGGAATGGTATGGGGGGGGGTATGACGGGAACAGCCCGCACATTATCTTTTCGGTTAGTAAATCTCTGACCGGGGCCATGACCGGAATTCTGGTCGAGGAGGGAAAACTGGATCCGAACCGTCCCGTGGTGGCTTACATTCCGGAAGCAGAAGGCTCGGCATACGGCGACTGCACGGTGCGCCACGTGCTCGATATGACGGTCAGTTCTTCCTTCGTGGAAGAGTACGTGGACCTCTCGGGCGACTACGGGCGCTACCGGCGCGCCACTCTCTGGGAACCGCCTCTTCCCGGGGAAACGCCCGAGACCCTGCACGGTATGCTGGCCAACCTTGCGCCGTCACCGTCACCGCATGGACAGGTGTTCAGATACATGTCGCCCAATTCGGATATGCTTGGGTGGCTGGTGGAGCGTGCCAGCGGACAGGATTTTGCCTCTCTTTTTTCAGGGCTGGTCTGGAAGCCGATGGGAGCCGAGGCCGATGCCTATGTAACCGTCGATGCGGAAGGGTCGCCGCGTACGGCCGGCGGGATATGCGTTTTGCCCCGGGACTTGGCCCGTTTCGGTGAAATGATGCGTCTCGGAGGGCGGGGCATCCTGCCCGCGCGGTGGATCGAGGATATCCGCAGCAACGGCGACCGCAATGCCTGGCAAAAGGGCGATTTTGCAAAGCTGTTTCCCAAGGGGCGCTATCGCAGCAAATGGTACCAGACCGGCCATGCGTCGGGCGCCTATTGCGCCATCGGCATTCACGGTCAGTGGCTTTGGATCGACCCCACGCGGGAGGTCGTCATTGCCAAGGTTGCCGCCCAGCCGGACCCCGAAAACGACGACCTGGACCTGCTGCTGATAGACACCTTCGAGGCCATTGCCGCAGCCGTCGGTTGA
- a CDS encoding vitamin B12-dependent ribonucleotide reductase yields MASLKLNSSIFVKNDLDLSDNARSVLKRRYLKKDTNGRLIESPKQMFKRVSRHIARAEKKYGDDADRRKMEETFYQMMTELKFLPNSPTLMNAGRRLGQLAACFVLPVEDSMDGIFESLKNAALIHKSGGGTGFSFSRLRPKDSRVGTTGGVASGPVSFMKIFNTATEQVKQGGTRRGANMAILRIDHPDIMEFISCKKNDGELNNFNISVGLTEEFMQAVQEDDTYDLVDPCEKAKTGELRALEVYRTLVEHAWETGDPGIIFLDRMNRDNPTPSLGEIESTNPCGEQPLLPLEACNLGSINLAKFVDTSGSKASVDYEGLGETVCSAVRFLDNTIDMSNYPIAEIDEMVKGNRKIGLGVMGFADLLFRLGIPYNSEEALAVADEVMGFIQHTSHDASRELAKERGPFKNYEKSIYYGKKGGARRNATTTTIAPTGTLSIISDCSSGIEPIFALSFVRNVMDNDRLMEVNPYFETVAKERGFYSADLMDAIAKKGSIRDFEEIPADIREVFVTAHDVTPEWHLRMQAAFQKHTDNAVSKTVNLPNDATVEDVRRIYDLAFELGCKGVTIYRDGSKKNQVLSLSKKISKQTEPSTTVRERPETLEGFTSQIKTGMGNLYLTVTELDGQPFEVFATIGKSGRSTTAKTEAIGRLVSLALRSGVEVQEIVDQLKGIGGEHPVFQEGGLVLSIPDAVARVLEKRYLKNGRRKNNGYAHSLLGETCPECGQTISFEEGCMTCHFCGYTKCG; encoded by the coding sequence ATGGCTTCACTCAAATTGAATTCGTCTATATTCGTTAAGAACGATCTGGATCTTTCGGACAATGCCAGAAGCGTACTGAAAAGGCGCTACCTGAAAAAGGATACCAATGGCCGGCTGATAGAGTCGCCTAAACAGATGTTCAAGCGGGTATCCCGTCACATCGCCAGGGCTGAAAAGAAGTATGGCGATGATGCCGACCGCAGGAAGATGGAAGAAACGTTTTACCAAATGATGACGGAGCTCAAGTTTCTGCCCAACTCGCCTACCCTAATGAATGCCGGTCGAAGGCTCGGTCAGCTGGCAGCCTGCTTTGTCCTGCCCGTGGAAGACAGTATGGACGGAATATTCGAATCTCTGAAAAACGCGGCTTTGATCCACAAGTCAGGTGGAGGCACCGGGTTCTCTTTTTCCCGTCTGCGCCCCAAAGACAGCCGGGTAGGGACCACCGGCGGCGTAGCCTCGGGGCCTGTTTCCTTCATGAAAATATTCAACACGGCCACGGAACAGGTCAAGCAGGGCGGCACCCGCAGGGGTGCCAACATGGCCATTTTAAGAATCGATCATCCGGATATCATGGAGTTCATCAGCTGTAAAAAAAATGACGGCGAACTGAACAACTTCAATATATCCGTGGGCCTGACCGAAGAATTCATGCAGGCGGTCCAGGAGGACGACACCTATGACCTTGTCGATCCGTGCGAGAAGGCCAAAACCGGCGAGCTCAGAGCGTTAGAGGTTTATCGCACGCTGGTTGAACATGCGTGGGAAACCGGCGATCCCGGTATTATTTTTCTGGACAGGATGAATCGTGACAATCCAACGCCGAGCCTGGGCGAAATCGAAAGCACCAATCCCTGCGGTGAACAGCCCCTGCTGCCCCTGGAAGCGTGCAACCTGGGTTCCATCAACCTGGCAAAATTCGTCGATACCTCGGGAAGCAAGGCCTCTGTCGACTACGAGGGACTCGGGGAAACCGTCTGCAGTGCCGTCCGCTTTCTGGACAACACCATCGACATGTCCAATTACCCCATCGCGGAAATTGACGAAATGGTGAAGGGCAATCGCAAAATCGGCCTCGGCGTCATGGGATTTGCCGACCTGCTATTCCGCCTGGGCATCCCCTATAATTCAGAAGAGGCCCTGGCCGTGGCCGATGAGGTGATGGGCTTCATTCAGCACACCTCCCACGATGCCTCCCGGGAGCTGGCCAAGGAAAGGGGGCCGTTTAAAAATTATGAAAAAAGTATTTACTACGGGAAAAAAGGGGGAGCCCGACGCAATGCCACCACCACGACCATCGCTCCCACCGGCACCCTGAGCATCATTTCCGACTGCTCCAGCGGCATCGAGCCGATCTTCGCTCTGAGCTTCGTCAGAAATGTGATGGACAACGACAGGCTGATGGAGGTCAATCCTTATTTCGAGACGGTCGCCAAGGAGAGGGGGTTTTATTCCGCCGACCTGATGGATGCTATCGCTAAAAAGGGAAGTATCCGGGATTTCGAAGAGATACCCGCGGATATCCGCGAGGTGTTTGTTACCGCCCACGATGTGACCCCGGAATGGCATCTGCGCATGCAGGCCGCGTTCCAAAAGCACACGGACAACGCGGTTTCGAAAACCGTCAATCTACCCAACGACGCCACGGTCGAGGACGTTCGTCGCATCTATGACCTGGCGTTCGAGCTGGGATGCAAGGGCGTCACCATTTACAGGGACGGCAGCAAGAAGAACCAGGTGCTCTCACTCTCTAAAAAAATCAGCAAGCAAACGGAGCCTTCCACAACCGTTCGGGAACGCCCCGAAACACTCGAGGGATTTACTTCCCAGATTAAAACCGGCATGGGGAACCTCTACCTCACCGTGACCGAACTCGACGGTCAGCCTTTTGAAGTGTTCGCCACCATCGGAAAATCGGGCCGTTCCACCACTGCCAAAACAGAGGCCATCGGCCGGCTGGTCTCCCTGGCGTTGCGTTCCGGGGTGGAAGTGCAGGAAATCGTCGACCAGCTGAAGGGTATCGGTGGGGAGCATCCCGTGTTTCAGGAAGGCGGGCTGGTGCTCTCCATTCCGGATGCCGTCGCGCGCGTGCTTGAAAAAAGGTATCTGAAAAACGGCCGCAGAAAGAACAACGGTTATGCCCACTCACTGTTGGGGGAAACGTGCCCGGAGTGCGGGCAGACCATCAGCTTTGAAGAAGGCTGCATGACCTGCCATTTCTGTGGGTACACCAAATGCGGCTAA
- a CDS encoding trimethylamine methyltransferase family protein — translation MRTLRRQARGADTRNGTGNLRKNSRGDRVMTRIDILSESDLQRIHEKSLHLLAKTGLRVDTRKGRQILEQAGAVIRKGANVVRFPEDLVERSIKAAPRRFTLGGRRSAWSFAVNSGNNTLCLNGEGTLVIDRDSAEARPATRRDWLEATRLADFTDEVGIYWRMVTPHDLGESMADFVDGATDVFRNFSKHVMDPFMSPDQAPWLLEILQTIFGDRETIKKTHPYSTLLCPQSPLMITAEYTDAYLALKGWNIPVAVMPMALMGATAPASMLGTLIQCNCEVLASLCLVQAHEPGAPFLYAPALTLMDPRTGRYFSGGVENAVMNGAVVELAAYYGFPVMASGFGTDAFIPSRQGGYERALNAALPLLKWPDILVGPGLYGGDMMLSFDQLLVDLEVVRMIRQMHRGIDTGDDRWLEDVIERVGPGGNYLMEKSTLESLRSGEWYLPQLGVHDSYENWSDNGRPTLALEARERVARILSSHRPETLDENVERELGRIHAAAKRVRGRYPLV, via the coding sequence GTGCGAACACTACGGCGGCAGGCAAGGGGTGCCGACACTCGAAACGGCACTGGCAACCTCCGAAAAAATTCACGAGGAGATCGTGTGATGACCCGAATCGACATACTGTCAGAAAGCGACCTGCAGCGCATCCACGAAAAATCCCTCCATCTGCTGGCCAAAACCGGCCTGCGGGTGGATACGCGAAAAGGCCGGCAGATTCTGGAGCAGGCCGGTGCCGTTATCCGAAAGGGCGCCAACGTCGTTCGCTTTCCGGAGGACCTTGTCGAACGATCCATAAAGGCGGCGCCCCGCCGCTTTACCCTGGGGGGGCGCCGGAGCGCATGGTCCTTTGCCGTCAATTCCGGTAACAACACCCTCTGCCTGAACGGCGAGGGCACCCTGGTCATCGATCGGGACAGCGCCGAAGCGAGGCCCGCCACCCGCAGGGATTGGCTCGAGGCGACCCGCCTGGCGGACTTCACGGACGAGGTCGGCATATACTGGCGCATGGTCACCCCCCATGACTTGGGCGAGAGCATGGCGGACTTCGTGGATGGGGCGACCGATGTTTTCCGAAACTTTTCCAAGCATGTCATGGATCCCTTCATGTCGCCGGACCAGGCCCCCTGGCTTTTGGAAATCCTGCAGACGATTTTTGGAGACCGTGAAACCATAAAAAAAACGCACCCCTATTCGACGCTTCTCTGCCCGCAATCCCCGTTAATGATCACGGCGGAATATACGGATGCCTACCTGGCGCTGAAGGGTTGGAATATTCCCGTGGCGGTCATGCCCATGGCGCTTATGGGGGCCACCGCCCCCGCCAGCATGCTGGGCACCCTGATCCAATGCAATTGCGAAGTGCTGGCCAGCTTGTGCCTCGTCCAGGCCCACGAGCCGGGGGCCCCCTTTCTGTATGCCCCGGCGCTGACCTTGATGGACCCCAGAACCGGCCGCTATTTCAGCGGCGGGGTTGAAAACGCCGTTATGAACGGTGCTGTTGTCGAACTCGCCGCTTACTACGGCTTCCCGGTCATGGCCTCGGGTTTCGGCACCGACGCCTTCATTCCTTCGCGCCAGGGTGGTTACGAAAGAGCCCTGAATGCCGCCTTGCCGCTTTTAAAATGGCCGGATATCCTGGTCGGCCCAGGCCTTTACGGCGGCGATATGATGTTGAGCTTCGACCAGCTCCTGGTAGACCTGGAGGTGGTCCGCATGATCAGGCAAATGCACAGGGGAATAGATACGGGGGATGACAGATGGCTGGAGGACGTTATCGAGCGGGTCGGTCCGGGAGGCAATTATCTCATGGAGAAATCGACCCTCGAATCCCTACGCAGCGGCGAGTGGTACCTGCCGCAGCTCGGCGTTCATGACAGTTACGAAAACTGGTCGGATAACGGGCGGCCCACTCTGGCTTTGGAAGCCAGGGAAAGGGTTGCCCGCATTCTTTCTTCACACCGGCCCGAAACCCTGGACGAAAATGTGGAACGCGAGTTGGGCCGTATACACGCCGCCGCCAAAAGGGTCCGGGGGCGGTACCCGCTGGTATGA
- a CDS encoding PfkB family carbohydrate kinase, whose product MHSRDNKNTILVIGRNCLDYIAVVEKLPAEDEKAPLDFRIVEGGGQGGTSACCIARLGGDVALIGRIGGDDEGVFCKERLHAFGVDTGFVDSVAGGATPVAYLFITRKTGRRTIVYEPSRLPEIVLNSQHFRLLSTARVILLDPETTYLAGVAKTHAGPQTRIVYDGERWKAGIEKMMAVADYFIPSSSFLDSIPWLENQLEFNKKIFRLQASLAGQLIVTRGEDGAFYPVDGKLYRVPAPKVRAVDTIGAGDNFHGAFALALDRNFDLHGAVRFAVAVASLSCEHYGGRQGVPTLETALATSEKIHEEIV is encoded by the coding sequence TTGCATAGCCGCGACAACAAAAATACGATCCTGGTGATCGGGCGAAACTGCCTGGATTACATCGCCGTCGTTGAAAAGCTGCCGGCCGAAGACGAAAAGGCGCCCTTAGACTTCCGCATCGTGGAGGGCGGGGGGCAGGGCGGCACCTCCGCCTGTTGCATTGCCAGGCTGGGAGGCGATGTCGCCCTCATCGGCCGGATCGGCGGAGACGACGAAGGCGTTTTTTGCAAAGAGCGACTCCACGCCTTTGGTGTCGACACCGGTTTTGTCGACAGCGTCGCAGGTGGTGCAACGCCCGTGGCCTATCTGTTCATCACCCGCAAAACCGGTCGGAGGACCATTGTATACGAACCCAGTCGACTGCCTGAAATCGTGTTGAACAGCCAACACTTTCGCCTGCTGTCGACGGCCCGAGTCATCCTGCTGGACCCGGAAACCACTTACCTCGCCGGGGTCGCCAAAACACATGCCGGCCCGCAAACACGCATTGTCTACGACGGTGAAAGATGGAAGGCGGGAATTGAAAAAATGATGGCCGTGGCCGATTATTTCATCCCTTCGTCCTCCTTTCTGGATTCGATACCTTGGTTGGAAAACCAGCTTGAATTCAATAAAAAAATATTTCGGCTGCAGGCATCGCTCGCCGGACAGCTGATCGTTACGCGTGGCGAAGACGGCGCTTTTTACCCCGTCGACGGAAAACTCTACCGCGTTCCCGCGCCAAAAGTCCGTGCCGTGGACACCATCGGCGCCGGAGACAATTTTCACGGGGCTTTCGCTCTGGCCCTGGACCGTAATTTCGACCTGCACGGGGCCGTACGCTTTGCCGTGGCGGTGGCATCCCTTTCGTGCGAACACTACGGCGGCAGGCAAGGGGTGCCGACACTCGAAACGGCACTGGCAACCTCCGAAAAAATTCACGAGGAGATCGTGTGA
- a CDS encoding DMT family transporter encodes MNSSTGAIFIAAAGGLAVAVQAQLMGLMDRGIGSVESVFITYCGGGVLIAGLMFLMRGGNLVAFRNVPWYVFTSGIFGLIIVGAIGFSVPRLGLVVSMTTLVTVQLLTGAVLDHFGLLGAAPRPLDLSRMMGMGVLVAGIWLTVR; translated from the coding sequence ATGAACAGTTCTACTGGGGCTATATTTATTGCGGCGGCGGGTGGCCTGGCCGTGGCGGTTCAGGCGCAGCTCATGGGGTTGATGGACCGCGGTATCGGCAGTGTGGAGTCGGTGTTCATCACCTACTGCGGAGGCGGTGTTTTGATTGCCGGCCTCATGTTCCTGATGCGCGGTGGAAACCTTGTGGCCTTTCGCAACGTTCCCTGGTATGTCTTTACTTCAGGAATTTTCGGCCTGATCATCGTCGGCGCCATCGGGTTCAGCGTTCCCAGGCTCGGCTTGGTGGTCAGCATGACCACCCTGGTCACGGTCCAATTGCTGACGGGGGCCGTCCTGGATCATTTCGGGCTTTTGGGGGCCGCACCGCGGCCGCTTGATCTGTCCAGAATGATGGGCATGGGGGTGCTTGTGGCCGGAATCTGGTTGACTGTCCGGTGA
- a CDS encoding LemA family protein, with protein sequence MKKFYRVLIMAAAVAMLTGCGYNSLQQMEEGVFRAWSDVESNLQRRADLIPNLVQTVKGYAAHEKETLQAVVEARSKATSITLSTGDLANAQAMQQMADAQGALSGALSRLMVVVERYPDLKANQAFLDLQNQLEGTENRINVARQRYNRAVETFNAAIRKFPYSLTNSLLLKLERKAYFKAEAGAEQAPKVEF encoded by the coding sequence ATGAAGAAATTTTATCGTGTGTTGATAATGGCGGCGGCGGTGGCAATGCTGACCGGCTGCGGGTACAACTCACTGCAGCAGATGGAAGAGGGCGTATTCAGGGCCTGGAGCGATGTGGAGTCCAATCTCCAGCGTCGCGCGGACCTGATTCCCAACTTGGTACAGACGGTGAAAGGCTATGCCGCGCATGAGAAGGAAACGCTCCAGGCGGTGGTGGAAGCCCGCTCGAAGGCGACCAGCATCACCCTGAGCACCGGCGACCTCGCCAATGCCCAGGCCATGCAGCAGATGGCAGACGCCCAGGGGGCATTGTCCGGCGCTCTTTCGCGGCTCATGGTGGTGGTGGAACGCTATCCCGACCTGAAAGCCAATCAGGCTTTCCTGGATCTCCAGAACCAGCTGGAAGGAACCGAGAATCGGATCAACGTCGCCCGGCAGCGCTATAACCGGGCCGTGGAAACCTTCAATGCCGCCATTCGCAAATTTCCTTACAGCCTGACCAACAGCCTGCTGCTGAAGCTCGAACGCAAGGCGTATTTCAAGGCCGAAGCCGGTGCCGAACAAGCGCCCAAGGTGGAGTTTTAA
- a CDS encoding TPM domain-containing protein, with amino-acid sequence MRRVLLGTLLAAGMVLAVLFTRPYLAAAADVPALKARVNDYAHLLAPSTVSRLEQALMEFEKSQSTQIVVLTVNSLQGESLEGFSMQVAEAWKVGQKDLDNGAILLIAKKERKVRIEVGYGLEGRLTDMLSGRIIRDVIVPSFKAGNFDQGVANGVAAMMAAVKGEYQAQPQKRLPKGSGSSANFIPLIVFIFLIMQLGRVRRGLGVLAGGLLLPVFGSMILPFGLITLLLVPAGLLAGFVLSLFGSAMGTAGAVGHRRRGGGFWLGGSGGGFSSGGFGGFSGGGGGFGGGGASGGW; translated from the coding sequence ATGCGACGTGTGTTGTTGGGGACGCTTCTGGCCGCCGGCATGGTTCTGGCCGTACTATTCACCCGACCGTACCTGGCGGCAGCCGCTGACGTACCGGCACTGAAGGCGCGGGTGAACGATTATGCGCATCTTTTGGCACCTTCCACCGTGAGCAGGCTCGAGCAGGCCCTTATGGAGTTTGAGAAGTCACAGTCAACCCAGATCGTGGTTCTCACGGTAAACTCGCTGCAGGGGGAGTCCCTGGAAGGGTTTTCCATGCAGGTGGCCGAGGCCTGGAAAGTGGGGCAGAAGGATCTGGACAACGGCGCCATTCTGCTGATTGCCAAAAAGGAGAGAAAAGTCCGCATTGAAGTGGGGTACGGACTGGAAGGGCGCCTGACGGACATGCTGAGCGGCCGGATTATCCGCGACGTCATCGTGCCGTCTTTCAAGGCCGGCAATTTCGATCAGGGGGTTGCCAACGGGGTGGCGGCCATGATGGCGGCCGTCAAGGGTGAGTACCAGGCGCAGCCTCAAAAAAGGCTTCCCAAGGGGAGCGGCTCCTCGGCAAACTTCATCCCCCTGATCGTGTTTATCTTTCTGATTATGCAACTGGGCAGGGTCCGACGGGGGCTGGGGGTGCTTGCCGGCGGCTTGCTGTTGCCGGTATTCGGGAGCATGATCCTTCCTTTTGGCTTGATCACCCTGCTGCTCGTGCCTGCCGGACTCCTGGCGGGCTTCGTGCTCTCCCTGTTTGGTTCGGCCATGGGGACAGCGGGTGCCGTCGGCCATCGGCGGCGGGGCGGCGGATTCTGGCTCGGCGGGTCGGGCGGTGGCTTTTCCTCGGGCGGGTTCGGCGGTTTCAGTGGTGGCGGCGGCGGATTCGGCGGCGGCGGCGCTTCCGGAGGATGGTAA
- a CDS encoding TPM domain-containing protein, translating into MKSVAEKFLSAEERGRIEEAVGEAEKKTAGEIVPMVVPASYHYPLADILGGVFLALPVSILLTYLLGGMLWAGSSNMWVFMGVFCVVFIVFHQVVQRVLPLKRIFVSKREIDEEVEEAAITAFFTRGLYRTRDETGILIFISVFERKVWVLADRGINAKVSPGRWDTVVARIVDGIKGGRQAEAICEAVKEVGGELAEHFPVKDDDENELDNLIVQ; encoded by the coding sequence ATGAAAAGTGTAGCTGAAAAATTTTTGTCGGCCGAGGAGCGTGGACGCATCGAGGAAGCGGTGGGGGAGGCTGAAAAGAAGACCGCCGGAGAGATCGTTCCCATGGTGGTTCCGGCGAGCTACCACTACCCCCTGGCAGACATCCTGGGGGGCGTGTTTCTGGCGCTGCCGGTGTCGATTCTCCTGACTTATCTGCTGGGCGGCATGCTGTGGGCGGGGTCCAGCAACATGTGGGTTTTCATGGGTGTTTTTTGTGTCGTTTTCATCGTGTTCCACCAGGTGGTGCAGCGCGTGCTGCCACTGAAGCGGATCTTCGTGTCCAAGCGGGAAATCGATGAAGAGGTCGAAGAGGCCGCCATCACGGCGTTTTTTACCAGGGGGCTTTATCGCACCAGGGATGAAACCGGCATTCTGATTTTCATTTCTGTGTTCGAGCGCAAGGTGTGGGTGCTGGCCGACCGCGGCATCAACGCGAAGGTCTCCCCCGGCCGGTGGGACACGGTCGTTGCCCGCATCGTCGACGGCATAAAAGGCGGCCGCCAGGCCGAGGCCATCTGCGAGGCCGTGAAGGAAGTGGGCGGTGAACTGGCGGAGCACTTTCCCGTGAAAGATGACGATGAGAATGAACTGGACAACCTGATCGTGCAGTAG